One segment of Agromyces albus DNA contains the following:
- a CDS encoding sugar ABC transporter substrate-binding protein codes for MKTSSLVSAAAFAGVSALLLAGCAGGGDGGGEDGGDAATRACVILPDAASSPRWENNDRPYLEEGLEAAGFETDIQNAQGDVNKYSTIADQQLSKGCGVMLLVDYNGAGAAVAEKAKAEGIPVIAYDRPIEGADYYVSFDNFEVGRLEGQSIVDGLAAAGKDPATAVVVYMGGDPADGNAKMFHDGAVEAMEAAGIKPAAEPPGVWDGDKTATNFEQALTSLGGKVDAVWVANDTNAAGVITILDKNGLTVPVSGQDASIAGLQNVLLGKQTATVYKPIKLEADAAIELAVALLEGETPTADQELEDGTPYIAVTPVLVGPEEVIQVVDAGDADAAELCEGEVAAACEQYGITP; via the coding sequence ATGAAGACTTCTTCACTGGTCTCTGCCGCCGCTTTCGCCGGAGTCTCGGCGCTGTTGCTGGCGGGCTGTGCGGGCGGCGGCGATGGTGGCGGAGAAGACGGGGGCGACGCGGCGACGCGAGCCTGTGTCATCTTGCCCGACGCCGCCTCCTCACCGCGCTGGGAGAACAACGACCGTCCGTATCTCGAAGAGGGCCTCGAGGCCGCGGGATTCGAGACCGACATCCAGAACGCCCAGGGCGACGTCAACAAGTACTCCACCATCGCCGACCAGCAGCTCAGCAAGGGCTGCGGCGTGATGCTGCTCGTCGACTACAACGGCGCCGGAGCCGCGGTCGCCGAGAAGGCCAAGGCCGAGGGCATCCCGGTGATCGCCTACGACCGCCCGATCGAGGGTGCCGACTACTACGTCTCGTTCGACAACTTCGAAGTGGGCCGCCTCGAGGGGCAGTCGATCGTCGACGGCCTGGCCGCTGCCGGCAAGGACCCGGCCACGGCGGTCGTGGTCTACATGGGCGGTGACCCGGCCGACGGCAACGCCAAGATGTTCCACGACGGCGCCGTCGAAGCCATGGAAGCCGCCGGCATCAAGCCCGCCGCTGAGCCGCCGGGAGTCTGGGACGGCGACAAGACCGCGACGAACTTCGAGCAGGCGCTCACCTCGCTCGGCGGCAAGGTCGACGCAGTCTGGGTGGCGAACGACACCAACGCGGCGGGCGTCATCACGATCCTCGACAAGAACGGCCTCACCGTTCCCGTCTCGGGTCAGGATGCCTCGATCGCCGGCCTGCAGAACGTGCTGCTCGGCAAGCAGACCGCAACGGTCTACAAGCCGATCAAGCTCGAGGCCGACGCCGCGATCGAACTCGCCGTCGCGCTCCTCGAGGGCGAGACGCCCACCGCTGACCAGGAGCTCGAGGACGGCACGCCGTACATCGCCGTCACCCCGGTGCTCGTCGGGCCGGAGGAGGTCATCCAGGTCGTCGACGCCGGCGACGCCGACGCTGCGGAGCTCTGCGAGGG